GAGGAAGGAGAAGGGATAGATGCACACGATGAAGGACTGGAGCTGCAAGACGGCCGAGGCGGCCACGCAGGCCTGCAAGAGCCCCGGCCCGAGCGCGTTGGCCCAGATCACGCCGAGCATTCCCAGGACGAGGTGGACAGTGGGCCCCGCCAGGGCATTCACCACGCGCGCGCGACGAGACGCCATGAAGAGGTCGGTGACGTCGGCATAGAAGGTGGGCACGATCATGTGGTGGATGATGAAGCCGACTTCCTTGACGCGGCGGCCATAGTGCACGCAGGCCAGGGCGTGCACGAGCTGGTGAAGGGCCACCGTGAGGAAGAAGGCGAGCTTGAGGGCGATGATGGCCACCACGGCGTGATGGCCGAGGGCAGAGCTGATCGCGGCGAGATCGTTCCAGAGGTTAATGAGGGCGCGCGTGCCGAAGCCCGTCAGCACGACGAGCCCGACGACGGCCGCCGGCGTGAAGAGCAGCCAGCCGCCCCAGCGGTGGATCCGCTCGAAGAGGTCGTTCCAGCGTCGGCTCGCCACGTTGAGCCGCTCGATGGCGTGCAGCCCGGCTTCCATGGCCCGCGCCGCCGGATTGCGGCGATTGCGCGCGAGAATCTCGTGCAGGCGAGACATCGGCCGCAATGTGAGGAGATCGGCGAGCAGGAGCTTGCGGATCAGCTGGGGAATCTTCTCGAAGTCGAAGGAGCCGTACCGCCTCACGTAGGCCACGGCGATGTCCTGCATGCTCGCGCGGCCGTCCATTTGCTGCCAGAGGAAGCGCTCCTCGTCGTCCAGCTGGAGGTAGTTCTCCGCCCGGCGACTCTTGAGCACGTACTTCTTCGTGCCGGGAACGCCGGACGGCAGCTGGGCCAGCTCCCACTGATTGTCCGGCAGCCGCTGCGGGCGGAGCTGGAGGTAGGCGGCGGGGCTCGAGATCTCCCGTGTCTCGTAGCTGTCTCCGTCCTCCGAGCGGACAAGGAGCTTGAGCCGGGCCGGCGGACGGGGCGTCGTGCCCGGAGCGGTGAATCCG
This sequence is a window from Candidatus Methylomirabilota bacterium. Protein-coding genes within it:
- a CDS encoding M50 family metallopeptidase; this translates as MSDPGSQAGFTAPGTTPRPPARLKLLVRSEDGDSYETREISSPAAYLQLRPQRLPDNQWELAQLPSGVPGTKKYVLKSRRAENYLQLDDEERFLWQQMDGRASMQDIAVAYVRRYGSFDFEKIPQLIRKLLLADLLTLRPMSRLHEILARNRRNPAARAMEAGLHAIERLNVASRRWNDLFERIHRWGGWLLFTPAAVVGLVVLTGFGTRALINLWNDLAAISSALGHHAVVAIIALKLAFFLTVALHQLVHALACVHYGRRVKEVGFIIHHMIVPTFYADVTDLFMASRRARVVNALAGPTVHLVLGMLGVIWANALGPGLLQACVAASAVLQLQSFIVCIYPFSFLEMDGYHVLEDAVGMPRLSQESSQFMRGTFLKRLAVGRFRRQEVVYLAYFTLSLLSVVAFVGLNAWLILSAKHA